The stretch of DNA CGCCGGGGGTGATTTTAGCCGGCATCCATTGAATTATCAAAAATCACTGGATCCCGGCTTCGAACCCCGCTTCCCCCGCTTCCCCCGCTTCGCGAGGGCAGGCGCGAGGGCAGGCGCGAGGGCGGGCGCGGGGGCAGGCGCGGGGGTGCCGCGCCGGGATGACAAAAAAACAAGAACATCGGCAGGTCTTTTTTGAGTTTTTTCCCATGGGAGTAGACAGCCTGAGCAGGTACGGAGTGTGAATAATGGACGGAGATAACTTCCCAATTGAGTTTAATAATGAAATTGATGAAGTGAAGAAAAGCGAAAACAAATACTACACCCTGGCGGCGGATCGGCTGAGCAAGTTGGCGGAAGGGCATACCGATATTTCGGGCGGGATGGTTAACTTTAAACAGCCCGCCAAAGAGCATCGGACGGCGCACATCTACGAAGTAACGATTGTCGTGTATATGGGATCAGATCCCATCGCAGCCACGGAAAAAGGCGAGCAGTTGCAGTCCGCACTGAACGGCGCTTTGGATGCCGTGGAACAGCAAGTTCGTGAACGCCGTAAACGACTGCGGAATTATTAATGCGCCGTCATACTCTCGTTTCCACCGGGATGGCTGGACCCGGTTGGGATGGTTGAAGAAACGCCGCGACGAAGAATAACCGACCTCGGGAGATTGCCTGGATACCCTGCGGCGGTCATCGGCAGGCCGTCTCCCGCGTGTCGAATTCGCCCGGTCACGGCGCAGTCGCGGCGGAGGAGTGTTTCCCGTTGCGTTGTTGCGGCTTCCTTCCCTGAATCATCCGGCTGGAATCCGGGCGATGGGATACCCGGGAGAAGAAGGATGGGCTTCAAATAAATGATGTCCGGTCATGATGAAGTCGGAAAATCATTTCATGGTCGAACGGCGCGGCGGCATCGTATCTGCCCGGACAATCGACATTCTGGCCGTGCATGACCCGGACGGCAGGCTGGTGGGTTGGACCGCGACGAGCCCAGGCGGCCGCTGCCTGCCGGATGAAAGGCGGCCGCTGGCTGCCTGCGATGTGCATATGGGGGAGGAAATTGAGGTTGCGGAGAAAAGATGGCAATCCGGAAATGACGACGAGTCGGATCATGAACAAGAAGATGAGTGAGACGGTGCCCGATGGATTATAAGGATTATTATGGAATACTGGGCGTGCCGCCGACTGCCGAAAACAAGGCCGTCCAGCAGGCCTATCGCCGGTTGGCCCGCGAGGTTCACCCGGATGTAAACCCGGGGGATAAAGAAGCGGAAGAGAAATTCAAGACGATCAATGAGGCGTACCAGGTTCTGTCGGACGCCGAACAGCGCAAGAAGTACGATGCGTTGCGGGCCCAATACCTGCGCTGGCAGCAGACGGGCGGCCGCCCGGAGGATTTCGACTGGCAAACCTGGTCGGCCCAGGCCGAGAACGGGGTGCGCGTCCACTACGCCACCCCCGAAGACCTGGAAGACCTCTTTGGAAGCGCATCGCCGTATTCCGACTTCTTCACCAACATCTTTGGCCGGGCGCGCAGCAGCGGCGGAGACGGCCGGCGAGGCGCTTCCCCCGGCCCGCGCCGCGGACGGGATGTCGGGTACGAAGTCGAACTGACCCTGGAAGAGGCTTTTCATGGCACCGATCGCCTGTTGGAGATGGATGGGCACCGCATTAAAGCCGGTATTCCACGGGGTGTGCGCACCGGATCGCGAGTCCGCCTGGCCGGTCAGGGGGAGCCGGGCCAAAATGGCGGTCCGGCCGGGGATCTGTATTTGCTTGTGCGGCTTCTGCCCCATCCCACCTTCGAGCGCGAAGGGGACAACTTGCATCTCGAGGCGCCGGTCGATATCTTCACCGCTGTCGCCGGAGGGGAAATCCGCGTTCCCTCCCTGGAGCGGCCGCTGATCCTGAAGATCCCGCCCCGCACCAACGCCGGGCGGAGTTTCCGCTTGCGCGGAAAAGGGATGCCCCGCCTGGGCGACCCCGACAAGCGCGGCGATCTGTATGCTCGGGTCCGGCTGGTGCTGCCTGATCCGCTTACCGATCGGGAAGTCGACAGCATCCGCGCGTTGGCCTCCTCCAGGCCGGGCCGTTCATAACGGCATCCGAAATGAGGTGAGGGCATGAGTCCTGAAAAAACATCCGCGGAAAGTTATTGGTACGGCCAATCCGAAGGTTTTGAATCCCGCTGCCAGCGCCGATTACAGGATGACCTGGGTGTCGACGAGGCCGCCGCCGAGGCGATCCTGCGTCTGCGCAGCCGGGTTATGG from Anaerolineales bacterium encodes:
- a CDS encoding HPF/RaiA family ribosome-associated protein — its product is MDGDNFPIEFNNEIDEVKKSENKYYTLAADRLSKLAEGHTDISGGMVNFKQPAKEHRTAHIYEVTIVVYMGSDPIAATEKGEQLQSALNGALDAVEQQVRERRKRLRNY
- a CDS encoding DnaJ domain-containing protein, yielding MDYKDYYGILGVPPTAENKAVQQAYRRLAREVHPDVNPGDKEAEEKFKTINEAYQVLSDAEQRKKYDALRAQYLRWQQTGGRPEDFDWQTWSAQAENGVRVHYATPEDLEDLFGSASPYSDFFTNIFGRARSSGGDGRRGASPGPRRGRDVGYEVELTLEEAFHGTDRLLEMDGHRIKAGIPRGVRTGSRVRLAGQGEPGQNGGPAGDLYLLVRLLPHPTFEREGDNLHLEAPVDIFTAVAGGEIRVPSLERPLILKIPPRTNAGRSFRLRGKGMPRLGDPDKRGDLYARVRLVLPDPLTDREVDSIRALASSRPGRS